A part of Caldisericaceae bacterium genomic DNA contains:
- a CDS encoding TlyA family RNA methyltransferase, whose protein sequence is MKKRLDEEILLRGLVSSRTEAKYHILEGKVIVNGRKAIKPSELVSEEDSIKIVKDSNQFVSRGGIKLDFAISEFKISVSGKIALDVGSSTGGFTDCLLKHGVSKVYAVDVGKGLIDVSLREDQRLILLEGINARYLTDEIIKEKVDIITIDVSFISVLKILSTVVNLMNEDGLIIALIKPQFESERKYLRKGIIRDKNFHTIILREVASKIRNLGLVVTEATISPIKGGKGNIEFFYLIKKEGDFVKDEIIDKIVGEAWERLS, encoded by the coding sequence TTGAAAAAAAGATTGGATGAGGAGATCTTATTAAGAGGTTTAGTTTCAAGTAGAACCGAAGCTAAGTATCACATACTTGAAGGTAAAGTTATAGTCAACGGAAGAAAAGCAATCAAACCTAGCGAATTAGTATCAGAGGAAGATTCAATAAAAATTGTTAAAGATAGCAATCAGTTTGTTAGTCGAGGAGGCATTAAACTTGATTTTGCGATTTCTGAATTTAAAATTAGCGTATCGGGTAAAATTGCTCTTGACGTTGGAAGTTCTACTGGTGGTTTTACTGATTGTCTTCTGAAACATGGAGTATCAAAAGTCTATGCGGTAGACGTTGGAAAGGGTCTTATAGATGTATCACTAAGAGAAGATCAAAGGCTTATTTTACTTGAAGGAATTAATGCGCGCTATTTAACTGACGAAATAATTAAAGAAAAAGTTGATATCATTACAATTGATGTATCGTTTATTTCTGTTTTAAAGATACTTAGCACTGTAGTAAATCTAATGAATGAGGATGGATTAATTATTGCATTAATTAAGCCTCAATTTGAAAGTGAAAGAAAATATCTGAGAAAAGGGATTATAAGAGATAAAAATTTTCATACAATTATTTTAAGAGAAGTTGCTTCTAAAATAAGAAATTTGGGACTTGTAGTTACTGAAGCAACAATCTCCCCCATAAAGGGAGGGAAAGGAAATATTGAATTTTTTTACCTCATAAAAAAAGAAGGAGATTTTGTTAAAGATGAAATTATTGATAAAATCGTTGGTGAAGCATGGGAGAGATTATCGTAA
- the dxs gene encoding 1-deoxy-D-xylulose-5-phosphate synthase, with the protein MLLESINSPEDLKKLDLNQLNALSDEIRTLIIDTVSKNGGHLASNLGVVDLTIALHYVFDFSVDRILFDVSHQAYAHKILTGRKDNFYTLRQFGGISGYANPEESKYDYFIAGHASTSLALTLGLLKARELKRESYNIITIIGDGALTGGEAYEGLNNLGHLGEKCIIVLNDNGMSISRNVGAISKYLYKLRSSSIYQSFKRILGRNFGKRLKLAIKQLILPSVLFEEFGFTYIGPVDGHNIPELINTLERIKKIDAPILLHVITKKGKGFELSENFPEKYHSAEPFYEVDNTKKDKLEKTFSEVFGETLVELAKNNDKIFAITAAMPDGTKTSLMRESFSTRFLDVGIAEQCAVSTAAALAKEGFKPYVAIYSTFLQRALDQMIHDVGILSLPVVFCVDRAGIVSDDGPTHQGIFDIAFSSIIPNFVISAPKDAFELKGLMELAMISSVPFLIRYPKDVAKDGFSEKFVLKIGTGEKIADGTQLTIITLGPLFYEGLKAYEYLKQKGYSVGLINAIFVKPFDKNLILEAALKSKRVITVEDGIKKGGFGEMIANFLAPFGVITESIAIDDFYPEQGKRSELLKKYGLTSQKIVELGEKLIEKKIG; encoded by the coding sequence ATGCTTTTGGAAAGTATTAACTCCCCTGAAGATTTAAAAAAGTTAGATTTAAACCAGCTAAATGCCCTTTCAGATGAAATTAGAACTTTGATAATTGATACAGTTTCAAAGAATGGCGGGCATCTTGCTTCAAACCTCGGAGTTGTTGATCTTACAATAGCATTGCATTATGTTTTTGATTTTTCAGTTGATAGGATCCTTTTTGACGTCTCACATCAAGCATATGCACATAAAATTTTAACGGGAAGAAAAGACAATTTTTATACTTTAAGGCAATTTGGGGGCATAAGTGGATATGCAAACCCAGAAGAAAGTAAATACGACTATTTTATTGCAGGTCATGCCTCTACTTCCCTTGCACTCACTCTTGGGCTTTTAAAAGCAAGAGAACTAAAAAGAGAAAGTTATAACATCATTACAATCATTGGTGATGGTGCTCTAACAGGTGGAGAGGCGTATGAAGGTTTAAATAATTTAGGTCATCTTGGTGAAAAGTGTATTATAGTCCTTAACGACAATGGCATGTCTATTTCAAGAAACGTTGGGGCAATTTCAAAATACTTGTATAAACTGCGATCTTCATCTATATACCAATCATTTAAACGTATCCTTGGAAGAAATTTTGGTAAGAGATTAAAACTTGCAATCAAACAACTCATTTTACCAAGCGTGTTGTTTGAAGAATTTGGTTTTACTTATATTGGTCCCGTTGATGGGCACAACATACCCGAGTTGATTAATACTCTTGAAAGGATTAAAAAAATTGATGCCCCAATTTTATTGCATGTAATTACAAAAAAAGGCAAAGGTTTTGAACTTTCTGAAAATTTTCCAGAGAAATATCATAGTGCAGAACCTTTTTATGAAGTAGATAATACTAAAAAAGATAAATTAGAAAAGACATTTTCTGAAGTTTTTGGAGAAACCCTCGTAGAACTTGCAAAAAATAACGACAAGATTTTTGCAATTACCGCTGCAATGCCAGATGGCACTAAAACAAGCTTGATGAGAGAATCTTTTTCAACCCGCTTTTTAGATGTAGGAATTGCCGAACAGTGTGCTGTTTCAACTGCTGCCGCTCTTGCGAAGGAAGGTTTTAAGCCATATGTTGCGATTTATTCAACTTTTTTACAGAGGGCACTTGATCAAATGATCCATGATGTTGGTATCTTATCACTTCCTGTGGTTTTTTGTGTTGACCGAGCTGGAATCGTTTCTGATGATGGCCCTACACACCAGGGTATTTTTGATATAGCTTTTTCAAGTATTATCCCAAATTTTGTAATTTCAGCACCAAAAGATGCATTTGAGCTTAAGGGTTTAATGGAACTTGCCATGATATCAAGCGTGCCTTTTCTTATTAGATATCCTAAAGATGTTGCAAAAGATGGTTTTAGTGAAAAATTCGTTTTAAAAATTGGAACAGGCGAGAAGATAGCCGATGGAACTCAATTAACTATAATCACATTAGGTCCACTTTTTTACGAAGGATTAAAGGCATATGAGTATCTTAAACAAAAAGGTTATAGTGTTGGATTGATTAACGCAATTTTTGTAAAACCATTTGATAAAAATTTAATTTTAGAAGCTGCTCTAAAAAGTAAAAGGGTAATTACTGTTGAAGATGGAATTAAAAAAGGTGGCTTTGGTGAGATGATCGCCAATTTTCTTGCGCCTTTCGGAGTTATCACTGAGAGCATAGCCATAGATGACTTTTATCCAGAGCAAGGTAAGCGAAGTGAGTTATTAAAGAAATACGGACTTACCTCCCAAAAAATTGTTGAATTAGGAGAGAAGCTTATTGAAAAAAAGATTGGATGA
- a CDS encoding polyprenyl synthetase family protein: MEIEEFIQEKKQTVEDYLVKVLDKIKEDSPLYAAINYSLVSGGKRLRPILLLATYESNSKNIEDALPFASALELIHTYSLIHDDLPIMDNSEMRRGRPTCHKIYGSDMALLAGDALISLAFDIISSSKLVAKFTEENLLRIIHEFAELSGVKGLVGGQVMDMVTMENEAVDDDLIFYIERRKTASLFILAVRTALILANVSNEELMNLTRFAENFGIAYQIQDDILDETSTLEELGKDVMQDKKNRKATFVNLYGLDKAYEMGLDIKNKALGFLSFYGEKYDILKSLLNFYLKDLK, translated from the coding sequence ATGGAAATAGAAGAATTCATACAAGAAAAAAAGCAGACAGTAGAAGATTACTTAGTAAAAGTTTTAGATAAAATAAAAGAAGATTCACCATTGTATGCAGCTATTAATTACAGTCTAGTAAGTGGCGGTAAAAGACTACGTCCTATTTTACTACTTGCAACATATGAGTCCAACAGTAAAAATATAGAAGATGCTTTACCTTTTGCCTCAGCGTTAGAACTCATACATACTTATTCTCTTATTCATGATGATCTACCAATAATGGACAATAGTGAAATGAGACGTGGAAGGCCTACCTGTCATAAGATCTATGGAAGTGATATGGCTCTTCTTGCAGGTGATGCCCTTATTTCACTTGCTTTTGATATTATCTCAAGTTCAAAGTTAGTTGCAAAATTTACTGAAGAAAATTTGTTAAGGATTATCCATGAATTTGCTGAACTCAGTGGCGTTAAAGGACTTGTGGGTGGGCAAGTAATGGATATGGTTACAATGGAGAATGAGGCAGTTGATGATGATTTGATTTTCTATATTGAAAGAAGAAAAACTGCATCTCTATTTATCCTCGCTGTGAGAACTGCTTTAATTCTTGCTAATGTATCTAATGAAGAGTTGATGAACCTTACCCGTTTTGCTGAAAATTTTGGCATTGCATATCAAATTCAAGATGATATTTTGGATGAAACTTCTACTCTGGAAGAACTTGGAAAAGATGTTATGCAAGATAAAAAAAATAGAAAAGCAACTTTTGTAAACCTATATGGTCTAGATAAGGCTTATGAAATGGGTTTAGATATTAAAAATAAAGCGTTAGGCTTTTTGTCCTTTTACGGTGAAAAATACGATATTTTAAAAAGTTTATTGAATTTTTATTTGAAGGATTTAAAGTAA
- the yccX gene encoding acylphosphatase has translation MEKLRAEIYVYGIVQGVGFRYFTRTHARKIGLTGFVENLIDGSVHIVVDGTEASLKQFIEIVKRGPYGARVDKVDVKYSQVKNEFVDFEIY, from the coding sequence ATGGAGAAGTTAAGAGCTGAAATTTATGTTTATGGCATTGTGCAAGGAGTAGGCTTTAGATATTTTACAAGGACTCATGCAAGAAAGATTGGCTTAACTGGGTTTGTGGAAAATTTAATCGATGGATCAGTTCATATAGTTGTTGATGGCACAGAGGCTTCTTTAAAACAGTTTATTGAAATTGTTAAAAGAGGACCATATGGAGCAAGGGTAGATAAAGTGGATGTTAAATATTCTCAAGTGAAGAATGAATTTGTCGATTTTGAAATTTACTAA
- the nusB gene encoding transcription antitermination factor NusB, whose amino-acid sequence MSAKKKGIEIAVRAMYAVDIGKNEVPDALLPFKYEPADVLEYALKLLDGTLSKINEIDEKISPLLENWNLDRINTVDKEILRIAIFGIDSNFDSEGFIVFEAVELAKKYGSSDSGNFVNGVLRNYLRQKYGEVKS is encoded by the coding sequence ATGAGCGCTAAAAAGAAGGGTATTGAAATTGCTGTAAGAGCAATGTATGCAGTTGATATTGGAAAAAATGAAGTTCCAGATGCTCTATTACCTTTTAAATATGAACCGGCAGATGTGCTAGAGTATGCTTTAAAACTTCTTGATGGCACACTCAGTAAAATTAATGAGATTGACGAAAAAATTTCTCCTCTTTTAGAAAATTGGAACTTAGATAGGATAAACACCGTAGATAAGGAAATTTTAAGGATTGCTATATTTGGGATTGATTCTAATTTTGATAGCGAAGGTTTCATTGTGTTTGAGGCAGTAGAGTTAGCAAAAAAATACGGGAGTTCCGATTCTGGCAATTTTGTAAATGGTGTATTAAGAAATTATTTAAGACAAAAATATGGAGAAGTTAAGAGCTGA
- a CDS encoding Asp23/Gls24 family envelope stress response protein: protein MSKIILSTEALKSIIEEALLKIDGVAKLPNRNSVNVEHLDSIISVFVKITAVFGFNLVRLSDEIKKTIKLEVESITPFKVNEISIEFEDVVNER, encoded by the coding sequence ATGAGCAAAATAATTTTATCTACTGAGGCACTAAAATCAATAATTGAAGAGGCTTTGCTTAAAATTGATGGTGTTGCCAAACTGCCAAATAGAAATTCTGTAAATGTGGAGCATTTGGATTCTATTATCTCAGTTTTTGTAAAAATTACTGCAGTTTTTGGTTTTAACCTTGTCAGACTTTCAGATGAAATTAAAAAAACAATAAAATTAGAAGTCGAAAGTATTACACCTTTTAAAGTAAATGAAATTTCCATTGAGTTTGAGGATGTAGTGAATGAGCGCTAA
- the efp gene encoding elongation factor P has translation MISANELRNGVTFEIEGELFVVISYQHIKPGKGSPFVRIKMKSLESGNIIERTFRPEEKFKKAFLERKPMQYLYREGDNFVFMDLTTYEQLYLGIDDVGENANFLKENLELQVVFYKEKPVSIELPNFVELEVIETEPGVKGDTATSAMKPATVETGYKLQVPLFINQGDIIRIDTRTGEYLERVNK, from the coding sequence ATGATTTCAGCAAATGAATTGAGAAATGGGGTAACCTTTGAAATTGAAGGAGAACTATTTGTGGTTATTTCATATCAACACATAAAGCCCGGAAAAGGTTCTCCATTTGTTCGAATAAAGATGAAGAGTCTTGAATCTGGGAATATTATTGAGCGGACTTTTAGACCAGAAGAAAAATTTAAAAAGGCTTTCCTTGAAAGAAAACCTATGCAATACTTGTACAGAGAAGGGGATAATTTTGTTTTTATGGACCTAACAACATACGAGCAACTATATTTAGGCATTGATGATGTTGGAGAAAATGCAAACTTTTTAAAAGAAAATTTAGAATTACAAGTGGTATTTTACAAAGAAAAACCTGTTTCTATTGAACTTCCAAATTTCGTAGAACTTGAAGTTATTGAAACTGAACCTGGAGTAAAAGGAGATACTGCAACATCGGCAATGAAGCCTGCAACTGTAGAAACTGGATATAAATTGCAGGTACCACTATTTATTAATCAAGGAGACATTATAAGAATTGATACGAGAACTGGTGAATATTTAGAGAGGGTGAATAAATGA
- a CDS encoding glycerol-3-phosphate acyltransferase, translating into MQKIILYSLTCYLIGSLNSAYIITYLFSKKDIRNFGDSNAGATNVFLNINKLLGIVVFIFDFLKGFFLMQYGIRFLQEENIIAIGFAFAILGHDFPVFFNFSGGTGIAMMLGGFFAINFNLALETLTAFLIIYLFVRIFKIRLYDFSYFVESEALGYIVAIFLIFYSKDIFLIKWLLSSLLIVVFKHRVKVAKILHLRSGV; encoded by the coding sequence ATGCAAAAAATTATTCTTTATTCCTTAACCTGTTATTTAATAGGTTCTCTAAATTCTGCATATATTATTACTTACCTTTTCTCTAAAAAAGACATTAGAAATTTTGGTGATAGTAATGCAGGCGCCACAAACGTTTTTTTGAATATAAATAAACTTTTAGGTATAGTTGTTTTTATCTTTGACTTTTTAAAAGGCTTTTTCTTGATGCAATACGGTATTCGCTTTTTACAGGAGGAGAATATTATTGCTATTGGTTTTGCTTTTGCTATATTGGGTCATGATTTTCCTGTATTTTTTAACTTTAGTGGAGGGACTGGAATAGCAATGATGCTAGGTGGTTTTTTTGCAATTAATTTTAATCTTGCTTTAGAGACTCTTACTGCATTTCTTATTATCTATCTTTTTGTAAGAATTTTTAAAATAAGGTTATATGATTTTTCCTATTTTGTTGAGAGTGAGGCTTTGGGTTATATTGTAGCTATATTTCTGATTTTCTATTCCAAAGATATTTTTTTAATTAAGTGGCTTTTATCTTCTCTTCTTATTGTTGTATTTAAACATAGAGTGAAAGTAGCAAAAATTTTACATCTTAGAAGTGGTGTTTGA
- a CDS encoding response regulator transcription factor yields the protein MKKILIVEDEESIRNLVKLYLKKAEYEVIEAKDGRVALLKFETEKPNLVILDLMIPYISGENVAKEIRKRSNIPIIMLTAKADEENRITGLEIGADDYVVKPFSPRELVLRVKNILKRSYQDESNIVIKDLEIIPKEMKVLKNGVEIEFTTREFRVLFTLAKKAPAVLSREEIMDEIYDEYDDVVFDRTIDVFIKNIRKKLKDDPKNPHYIESVYGAGYRLLK from the coding sequence ATGAAAAAGATATTAATCGTGGAAGATGAAGAAAGTATAAGAAATTTGGTAAAACTCTACCTCAAAAAAGCAGAGTATGAAGTTATTGAAGCAAAAGACGGTAGAGTTGCTCTTCTAAAATTTGAGACAGAAAAACCAAACTTAGTGATTTTAGATTTAATGATACCTTACATAAGTGGAGAAAACGTTGCAAAGGAAATTAGAAAAAGGTCAAATATTCCAATTATAATGCTCACGGCAAAAGCTGACGAAGAGAATAGAATTACTGGCTTAGAAATAGGAGCTGATGATTATGTGGTAAAACCCTTCAGTCCGAGAGAATTAGTGCTTAGAGTAAAAAACATTTTGAAAAGAAGTTACCAAGATGAGAGCAATATAGTTATAAAAGACTTGGAGATCATACCTAAAGAGATGAAAGTGCTTAAAAACGGGGTTGAAATAGAATTTACAACAAGAGAATTTAGGGTTTTATTTACACTTGCAAAGAAAGCGCCTGCAGTTTTATCCAGAGAAGAAATTATGGATGAAATTTACGACGAATACGATGATGTTGTGTTCGATAGGACTATAGATGTATTTATAAAAAATATAAGAAAAAAACTCAAAGACGACCCCAAAAATCCACATTATATTGAATCTGTATATGGCGCAGGTTACAGGTTGCTAAAATGA
- a CDS encoding HAMP domain-containing histidine kinase, translating into MKFRVKFILSHIIVSLTSAVISILLINYFVRYFFIRIFVGKGVSIIIPEAGTRFLNNVKFVILISGLISVIIGFVLALSISEYILKPIIQMKEFARRISQGDFKARLKKNTDDEIGELTESLNYMAFHLGEIESMRTKLMQNISHDLRTPLSSIKGYLEVLIDESFSNEEKENAKEIIRKEIEKMEKMTKDLTKLSTADSKALPLEFEKVNLTNILKETFNAFKLKIEEKGIKGILLLEDEDIYIMGDVQKLKEIFSNLLDNALKFTMHGYIKVKLSKEKDKAVVEIRDTGIGIKEKDLPLIFDRFYKVHVNSDDSGLGLGLSIVKEYTYAHNGELEVKSEENVGSTFILKFKIVN; encoded by the coding sequence ATGAAATTCAGAGTAAAATTTATTTTAAGTCATATTATTGTTAGTCTCACTTCAGCTGTAATTTCCATACTATTAATAAACTATTTTGTAAGGTATTTTTTCATAAGGATTTTTGTAGGGAAAGGAGTATCAATCATAATTCCAGAAGCAGGGACTAGATTTTTAAATAACGTAAAATTTGTCATTCTTATATCTGGGCTCATTTCAGTTATCATTGGTTTTGTTTTAGCACTTAGCATCTCAGAGTATATCTTAAAGCCGATTATACAGATGAAGGAATTTGCAAGAAGAATCTCACAAGGTGACTTCAAAGCAAGGCTTAAAAAAAATACAGATGATGAAATTGGAGAGCTTACAGAATCGTTAAACTACATGGCATTTCATCTTGGTGAAATTGAATCAATGCGAACAAAACTAATGCAGAACATTTCTCACGATCTTAGGACGCCACTCTCCTCCATTAAAGGATATCTCGAGGTTTTAATTGATGAAAGTTTTTCTAACGAGGAAAAAGAAAATGCAAAAGAAATTATTAGAAAAGAAATCGAAAAAATGGAAAAAATGACAAAAGATTTAACAAAACTCTCCACTGCCGATAGTAAAGCACTTCCTTTAGAATTTGAGAAAGTCAATTTAACAAATATATTGAAAGAGACCTTTAATGCCTTTAAATTAAAAATAGAAGAAAAAGGAATTAAAGGGATTCTTTTACTCGAAGATGAGGACATCTATATAATGGGAGATGTTCAAAAATTAAAAGAAATATTCTCTAATTTGCTTGATAATGCACTTAAATTTACGATGCATGGTTACATAAAAGTAAAATTATCCAAAGAAAAAGACAAAGCGGTTGTTGAAATAAGAGATACTGGAATTGGCATAAAAGAGAAAGACCTACCTCTTATTTTTGATAGATTCTACAAAGTTCATGTAAACTCTGATGATTCTGGGCTTGGTCTTGGACTTTCAATCGTAAAAGAATACACGTATGCACACAACGGAGAATTAGAAGTTAAAAGCGAAGAAAACGTTGGCTCAACTTTCATTTTAAAATTTAAAATCGTTAATTAG
- a CDS encoding DUF58 domain-containing protein gives MRYLRKGSKFFLIALLLMTAFFGFIFYLLLFISAVYVIFYVIALRRMEILVDSDITNYTTTQKSPFKINYTFLFNSFLPFKVLYKIDLPPYIVSISNKSSNLLFGKKMDDKFEANLVSNRRGIYEIGSATVAVTDPLNLFVFVKKYGKLKTIFVFPKLVSLSKLNIKLLDPYEGIKAKYRINFDYSYVAGVRDYAPGDPVKLIHWKQTAHKGELVVKEFDFSASKRIYVAVNYYKKSLKFLDAATSVAASILYYANKYHLPFSVIVNSKDFVDIKLDSSEYHLLECFKTLSKNFNDAFETGFFIKALIQKSEFGSELFYIDKEINFDTLLLLFRLKYHFSKINIVLLVDETFVFPNEKPPYYYFKEPPSINELNTLKDILEKEGVTLYPVLGKDYLSLLEV, from the coding sequence ATGAGATATCTTAGGAAAGGCAGCAAATTCTTTTTAATTGCACTATTATTAATGACTGCATTTTTTGGTTTCATCTTCTATTTATTACTCTTTATTTCAGCTGTTTACGTTATCTTTTATGTGATTGCTTTAAGAAGAATGGAAATTTTAGTAGATAGTGATATAACAAATTATACTACAACCCAAAAATCACCGTTCAAAATTAATTATACTTTTCTTTTTAATTCTTTTCTTCCTTTTAAGGTTTTATACAAAATAGACCTCCCACCATATATTGTTTCAATTTCAAACAAATCAAGTAATTTATTATTTGGTAAAAAGATGGATGATAAATTTGAGGCTAATCTTGTTAGCAATAGAAGAGGTATATATGAAATAGGTAGCGCAACTGTTGCTGTTACAGACCCTCTAAACCTCTTTGTGTTTGTTAAAAAATACGGAAAACTTAAAACTATTTTCGTCTTCCCAAAACTTGTTTCCTTATCGAAACTCAATATAAAACTGTTAGATCCTTACGAAGGAATAAAAGCTAAATATAGGATTAATTTTGATTACTCTTATGTTGCAGGTGTAAGAGACTACGCTCCAGGTGATCCTGTAAAACTCATCCATTGGAAACAGACTGCGCATAAAGGGGAGCTGGTTGTTAAAGAATTTGACTTTTCTGCTTCTAAACGTATATACGTTGCAGTTAATTATTACAAAAAATCTCTTAAGTTTTTAGACGCCGCAACTTCCGTTGCAGCATCAATTCTTTATTATGCAAATAAGTATCATTTACCTTTTTCTGTGATAGTAAATTCTAAAGATTTTGTTGATATTAAATTAGATTCTAGTGAGTATCATCTCCTTGAATGTTTTAAGACTCTTTCAAAAAATTTCAACGACGCTTTCGAAACAGGATTTTTTATAAAGGCGCTTATTCAAAAAAGTGAATTTGGAAGTGAACTTTTCTATATTGACAAGGAAATTAATTTTGATACACTTCTTTTACTCTTTAGACTTAAATACCACTTTTCTAAAATTAATATCGTGCTGTTAGTTGATGAAACATTTGTTTTTCCTAATGAAAAGCCCCCTTATTACTATTTTAAAGAGCCGCCGTCTATAAATGAGTTAAATACTCTTAAGGATATCCTTGAAAAGGAAGGGGTAACTCTCTACCCAGTACTTGGAAAAGACTATTTAAGCTTACTTGAGGTGTAA
- a CDS encoding MoxR family ATPase, which produces MEIIEKLLDNLNSVILGKEEVIKKVVIGLLANGHVLLEDVPGTGKTTLAKAVANSFNMTFHRIQFTPDVLPSDIIGVTVYDMETKKFEIKFGPIFTNILLADEINRATPKTQSALLEAMGEYGVTIEGKVYKLEKPFIVFATENPIEYEGTFPLPEAQLDRFLMRLSVGYPDRSYETKILQQEKTHELIENSRLIGSREDLLTLQESVKKVFIHPKIYDFIVDIASNIRTHKDVYLGISPRATIHLMKVSQARAFIEGRNFVIPDDVKQSVLDVVNHRIILKAEAKLRGKKTSDVVFEVLDTVKVPKDVDFENEIS; this is translated from the coding sequence ATGGAAATAATCGAAAAGTTGTTGGATAATTTGAATAGTGTAATTTTAGGAAAGGAAGAAGTAATAAAAAAGGTTGTAATTGGGCTACTTGCTAATGGGCACGTATTACTTGAAGATGTGCCTGGTACGGGGAAAACAACCCTTGCTAAAGCTGTTGCAAACTCGTTTAACATGACGTTTCATAGGATACAGTTTACACCCGATGTTCTTCCGTCAGATATTATAGGTGTTACAGTATATGATATGGAAACCAAGAAATTCGAAATTAAATTTGGCCCTATATTTACTAACATTTTACTTGCAGATGAAATCAACCGTGCTACTCCAAAAACCCAGTCAGCTTTACTTGAAGCAATGGGAGAGTACGGTGTTACAATAGAAGGGAAAGTGTATAAACTTGAAAAGCCCTTTATTGTTTTTGCAACAGAAAATCCTATTGAATACGAAGGAACGTTTCCTCTCCCAGAGGCTCAACTTGATAGATTCCTTATGCGACTTTCCGTTGGCTATCCAGATAGGTCTTATGAAACCAAAATCTTACAACAGGAAAAGACTCACGAACTTATAGAAAATTCAAGACTAATTGGAAGCCGAGAAGATTTGCTTACTTTACAAGAAAGTGTCAAAAAGGTTTTCATTCATCCAAAAATTTATGATTTCATTGTTGATATTGCTTCTAATATAAGAACTCATAAAGATGTTTATTTGGGCATAAGCCCAAGAGCAACAATACATTTAATGAAAGTCTCACAAGCGAGAGCTTTTATTGAAGGCAGAAATTTTGTAATTCCAGATGATGTGAAACAGTCAGTTTTGGATGTTGTTAATCATAGAATTATTTTAAAAGCTGAAGCAAAGCTTAGGGGTAAAAAAACAAGCGATGTTGTATTTGAAGTTTTAGACACGGTAAAAGTGCCCAAAGATGTAGACTTTGAAAATGAGATATCTTAG